A single region of the Elizabethkingia sp. JS20170427COW genome encodes:
- the pgi gene encoding glucose-6-phosphate isomerase, whose amino-acid sequence MPLQKINPAQTKAWSLLQDHFAQQNFELADLFQKNPQRFTDFSLQHQNLLFDYSKNLVDEKTLQLLLQLADECQLKDAIEKMFTGDTINATEGRAVLHTALRSFGENTILQHGEDIAPEIAKVLQQMKAFSEKVISGEHKGFTGKPITDVVNIGIGGSDLGPAMVCNALKHYKTRLNVHFVSNVDGNHIAEVVKDLNPETTLFIVASKTFTTQETMTNALSAKTWFLQAAEESDVALHFVALSTNIAAVKNFGIAEENIFQFWDWVGGRYSLWSAIGLSIVFAVGYDNFEKLLRGAQNSDQHFRNTEFNKNIPVLMALLGIWYRNFYDASSYAILPYSQYLDRFAAYLQQGDMESNGKSVDRNGDYVEYETGPIIWGEPGTNGQHAFYQLIHQGTELIPADFIAFAKACNPLSDHQDKLMSNFFAQTEALAFGKDKETVIQELKSAGKSEEEIASLVNYKVFSGNVPTNSFIFEELTPFSLGQLIAFYEHKIFVQGVIWNIYSFDQWGVELGKQLANKILPELQAEGEVSSHDSSTNGLINFYKNIK is encoded by the coding sequence ATGCCTTTACAAAAAATAAATCCAGCGCAGACAAAAGCATGGTCTTTACTACAAGATCATTTTGCTCAACAAAATTTTGAACTTGCAGACTTATTCCAGAAAAACCCACAACGTTTTACTGATTTTTCATTACAACACCAGAATTTATTATTCGACTATTCTAAAAATTTGGTGGATGAAAAAACACTTCAGCTTTTATTACAATTGGCCGATGAATGTCAGTTGAAAGACGCAATAGAAAAAATGTTTACAGGAGATACAATTAATGCAACCGAAGGTAGAGCTGTATTGCATACCGCTTTAAGAAGCTTTGGCGAAAATACCATCCTTCAACACGGGGAAGATATCGCTCCTGAAATAGCTAAAGTATTGCAACAGATGAAAGCTTTTTCTGAAAAAGTAATTTCAGGAGAGCATAAAGGCTTTACAGGAAAACCTATTACTGATGTTGTTAATATAGGAATTGGGGGGTCGGATCTGGGGCCTGCTATGGTTTGTAATGCTTTAAAGCACTATAAGACAAGGTTAAATGTACATTTTGTTTCTAATGTAGATGGCAACCATATTGCAGAAGTCGTTAAAGATTTAAATCCAGAAACTACATTGTTTATTGTGGCATCTAAGACTTTCACTACTCAAGAGACGATGACCAATGCTTTATCAGCTAAGACTTGGTTTTTACAAGCAGCAGAGGAGAGTGATGTAGCATTACATTTTGTGGCATTATCAACCAATATTGCAGCGGTGAAAAATTTCGGGATTGCAGAAGAAAACATTTTCCAATTTTGGGATTGGGTAGGCGGAAGATATTCATTATGGAGTGCTATCGGGCTTAGTATTGTTTTTGCAGTGGGGTATGATAATTTCGAGAAACTTTTAAGAGGAGCTCAAAATTCAGATCAACATTTCAGAAATACTGAATTCAATAAAAATATTCCTGTATTAATGGCTCTTTTAGGAATTTGGTATCGTAATTTTTATGATGCTAGCTCTTATGCTATTTTACCATACAGCCAGTATTTAGACCGTTTTGCCGCATATCTTCAGCAAGGAGACATGGAAAGTAATGGGAAGTCAGTAGATAGAAATGGAGATTATGTTGAATATGAAACAGGTCCTATTATCTGGGGAGAACCAGGAACCAACGGGCAGCACGCTTTCTATCAATTAATCCATCAAGGTACGGAGTTGATCCCAGCGGATTTTATTGCTTTTGCAAAAGCTTGCAATCCATTATCGGATCATCAAGATAAATTGATGTCTAACTTCTTTGCTCAAACAGAAGCTTTAGCTTTTGGGAAAGATAAAGAAACCGTAATTCAAGAGTTAAAAAGTGCTGGTAAATCGGAAGAAGAAATCGCCTCTTTGGTGAATTACAAAGTGTTTTCAGGAAATGTCCCTACCAATTCATTTATATTCGAAGAATTAACACCATTTAGTTTGGGGCAATTGATAGCGTTTTATGAACATAAAATCTTTGTACAAGGTGTTATTTGGAATATCTATAGCTTCGACCAATGGGGAGTGGAATTAGGAAAACAACTTGCTAATAAAATTTTACCAGAACTTCAGGCGGAAGGAGAGGTTTCCTCTCATGATAGCTCTACCAATGGGCTTATTAATTTTTATAAAAATATAAAATAA
- a CDS encoding peptidylprolyl isomerase: protein MAVLGEIRKRPWILIGFLAIALLAFLVNPDSLDKVFGKDPNILGKVNGENITREELEDQIFLLQQQSQGQPREALEEQAWQMLIQSKLIAQQFDKMGMELTDDMFWNQIQYDPMFAQNPQLFDEKGNFKVQELKKEIEALKAQSPENYANWLKMKKGIEYRIMARQLFANVSSAITINNIEAKEIIKQRDQLALIDYIKIDYQAYAAKHKVAVTTQDLADFIKKHPVSFKTDASRNIGVVLFPAKPSAADKAVAKNEINKLYTQGVDMGSGIESFQNTKNDSMFVTVNSDVPFNPAYLPLAQQQVEELKTLLPSASIGQSFGPFKVQDRYFVVSKLLDKKTSDSIKSRHILITYKGNMADQTGKETRTKEEAKQLADKIGTEVKANPAKFAEYLKLSADLGSASQGGELGWTTDETPFVPEFKAYLSSHPKGSTGVVETQYGYHIINIEDKKPGAMAYKVANLVKEIKASDKTNNAVYTEANKFIQEVQGKSFNDFANIAKKKHYQFENPKLAKRFQGSIQGINSDKDSEVLAWAFDKKTKVGETNIFTTSNGDYVVAYLAGAQEAGLADPESVRDQIEPIVKNQLIAKKIIAELNAKKAGSLDQIAKAFASQKQSAEVGMLSPIVGGAMEAKVAGVAFGVKANQLSLPIEGRTGVYVILKKSIKENKQPGDEKSVVSALQQQSSQMFGQSLLKSLQDKADIKDYRIEIYGKAVNN from the coding sequence ATGGCAGTTTTAGGCGAAATTAGAAAAAGGCCTTGGATATTAATAGGTTTTTTAGCTATTGCGTTATTGGCTTTCTTGGTAAACCCAGACAGCTTAGATAAGGTATTTGGTAAAGATCCTAATATTTTAGGAAAAGTAAATGGAGAAAATATTACGCGTGAAGAATTAGAAGACCAAATTTTCCTTCTTCAACAGCAAAGCCAAGGGCAACCTAGAGAGGCTCTAGAAGAACAAGCTTGGCAAATGCTAATCCAATCTAAACTTATTGCTCAACAATTTGATAAAATGGGCATGGAGCTTACAGATGATATGTTCTGGAACCAAATTCAGTACGATCCAATGTTTGCTCAGAACCCTCAACTTTTTGATGAAAAAGGGAACTTCAAGGTTCAAGAATTAAAAAAAGAAATAGAGGCTCTAAAAGCTCAAAGTCCTGAGAATTATGCCAATTGGCTAAAAATGAAAAAAGGTATCGAGTACCGAATTATGGCAAGACAACTTTTTGCTAACGTTTCCAGCGCGATTACCATTAATAACATTGAAGCTAAGGAAATCATCAAACAAAGAGATCAACTTGCTCTTATTGACTATATTAAAATAGATTATCAAGCTTATGCCGCAAAACATAAGGTTGCTGTAACCACTCAAGATTTAGCCGATTTCATCAAAAAGCACCCTGTAAGTTTTAAAACTGATGCTAGTAGAAATATTGGTGTGGTTTTATTCCCTGCAAAACCGAGTGCAGCTGATAAAGCTGTTGCTAAAAACGAGATCAATAAACTATACACCCAAGGAGTAGATATGGGCTCAGGTATTGAAAGTTTCCAGAATACAAAAAACGACTCTATGTTTGTTACGGTAAACTCTGATGTTCCTTTCAACCCTGCTTACCTACCTTTAGCACAACAACAAGTAGAAGAGCTTAAAACTTTACTACCTTCTGCTTCTATTGGGCAATCTTTTGGTCCTTTTAAAGTACAAGATCGTTACTTTGTAGTTTCTAAACTTTTAGATAAAAAGACTAGCGACTCTATCAAGTCTAGACATATCCTAATTACCTATAAAGGAAATATGGCAGACCAAACAGGTAAAGAAACCCGTACCAAAGAAGAAGCAAAACAATTAGCTGATAAAATTGGTACTGAAGTAAAAGCTAATCCTGCAAAATTTGCAGAATACCTTAAACTTTCTGCAGACTTAGGATCTGCCTCTCAAGGAGGAGAGCTAGGATGGACAACGGATGAAACTCCTTTTGTCCCTGAGTTTAAAGCTTACCTAAGTAGCCACCCTAAAGGTTCTACTGGGGTAGTAGAAACTCAATATGGATACCACATCATCAATATTGAAGATAAGAAACCAGGTGCAATGGCTTATAAAGTAGCAAACTTGGTAAAAGAAATAAAAGCTTCTGACAAAACGAATAACGCCGTTTATACTGAAGCCAATAAATTCATCCAAGAAGTACAAGGAAAAAGCTTCAATGATTTTGCTAACATTGCAAAGAAAAAACACTATCAGTTTGAAAATCCTAAGTTAGCAAAACGCTTCCAAGGAAGCATCCAAGGTATCAATTCAGATAAAGATTCTGAAGTACTTGCTTGGGCTTTCGATAAAAAAACTAAAGTAGGAGAAACCAACATCTTCACTACAAGTAATGGAGATTATGTTGTAGCTTACCTTGCTGGAGCACAAGAAGCAGGCCTTGCGGATCCAGAATCTGTAAGAGATCAGATAGAGCCAATTGTTAAAAACCAATTAATCGCTAAGAAGATCATCGCAGAACTTAATGCTAAAAAAGCAGGTTCTCTAGACCAAATAGCAAAAGCTTTTGCTAGCCAAAAACAAAGTGCTGAAGTAGGAATGCTTAGCCCTATTGTAGGAGGAGCTATGGAGGCTAAAGTTGCAGGTGTTGCCTTCGGAGTAAAAGCAAACCAATTGTCTTTACCTATTGAAGGTAGAACTGGGGTTTATGTAATTCTTAAAAAATCAATTAAAGAAAATAAACAACCTGGAGACGAAAAATCTGTAGTTTCTGCACTACAACAACAAAGCTCACAGATGTTTGGCCAATCTCTATTGAAAAGCTTACAAGACAAAGCCGATATTAAAGATTATAGAATCGAAATTTACGGTAAAGCTGTTAATAACTAA
- a CDS encoding 7-carboxy-7-deazaguanine synthase QueE — MNQEQEILLKEGKMLPIMEHFYTIQGEGAHTGLAAYFIRVGGCDVGCHWCDVKESWNPDLHPLMDAEQIAITAAQHCKTIVLTGGEPLMYNLDFITSKLKDLGCNIHIETSGAYPLSGHLDWITLSPKKTKLPLEEIYQKASELKMIIFNNHDFIFAEEQVAKVNANCKLYLQSEWSKRNENYPKITDYILAHPQWQASVQTHKYLNIP, encoded by the coding sequence ATGAATCAAGAACAAGAAATATTATTAAAAGAAGGAAAAATGCTCCCTATTATGGAGCATTTTTATACTATTCAGGGGGAAGGTGCTCATACAGGATTAGCCGCTTATTTTATCCGAGTGGGAGGTTGTGATGTAGGGTGCCACTGGTGTGATGTAAAAGAAAGTTGGAACCCCGACTTACACCCACTAATGGATGCCGAGCAAATAGCAATAACGGCAGCTCAGCACTGTAAAACAATCGTGCTTACAGGTGGAGAGCCTCTTATGTATAATTTGGATTTTATTACTTCCAAATTAAAAGATTTAGGCTGTAATATCCATATCGAAACATCGGGAGCTTATCCCTTATCAGGACATTTGGACTGGATAACCCTTTCACCTAAGAAAACCAAACTTCCTTTAGAAGAAATTTATCAAAAAGCTAGTGAGCTAAAAATGATTATTTTCAATAATCATGATTTTATTTTTGCTGAAGAGCAAGTTGCAAAGGTGAATGCTAATTGTAAATTATACTTACAAAGTGAGTGGAGTAAGAGAAATGAAAACTATCCTAAGATTACGGATTATATTTTAGCTCATCCACAATGGCAGGCATCTGTACAGACCCATAAATACCTAAATATTCCTTAA
- the lon gene encoding endopeptidase La — protein sequence MSNNEIMELDDFLEEGFSIIEHDIKDNEKIKTEKGQKEYPLLAVRNLVMFPGVIMPITAGREKSIKLLREAHQAGKLVGIISQKNAEDEEPKISDLNNIGTLGKILKIIELPEGTITAIIKGTERFKIKKIVADTPYYITEITRQKDVQPSEELSHEFSALIDNIKDVSLKIIEIDPNIPNAATFAIKNISGELDLLHFVCTNANFSNQMKQSLLEIKDVFKRAEACYGKLMEDFQKVKLKNQIHQRTSQDLDKQQREYFLNQQIRTIQEELGGGPDGDAEELRKKAESIQWSEEVEQHFQKELARMLRQNPNSPDYNVQRNYLDFFTDLPWDHYSKDIFDLPKAQKILDKAHFGLEDIKKRVLEHMAVLKLKNDMKSPILCLAGPPGVGKTSLGKSIADALGRKYVRISLGGLHDESEIRGHRKTYIGAMAGRILQAIKKAGTSNPVIVLDEIDKLGTGVHGDPSSAMLEVLDPEQNNSFYDNFLEYGYDLSKVMFIATANNLGNIQRPLLDRMELIDISGYTVEEKVEIAKRHLLGKQLAENGLVAKDIKLGVKEITHIIDAHTSESGVRQLEKCIASVVRWVALQKAMELEYTAKISIEKVDEILGIPRPKSLSEHYSTPGVVTGLAWTSVGGDILFIESILSKSKGTTLTMTGNLGNVMKESATIALEYIKAKYLDLGLSEEDITDKNIHIHVPEGATPKDGPSAGIAMLTSMVSSFSNKKVKDNLAMTGEITLRGKVLPVGGIKEKLLAATRAGIKEVILCEANRKDVEEIKKDYLKNLTIHYVKRMKEVIEIAL from the coding sequence ATGAGTAATAATGAAATTATGGAATTAGACGATTTCTTAGAAGAAGGATTTAGCATTATAGAACACGATATCAAAGACAACGAGAAGATAAAAACAGAAAAAGGACAAAAGGAATATCCTTTATTAGCGGTTCGTAATTTGGTAATGTTCCCAGGGGTAATCATGCCGATTACTGCTGGAAGGGAGAAATCTATAAAATTGCTTCGTGAGGCTCACCAAGCAGGAAAATTAGTAGGAATTATCAGCCAAAAGAATGCGGAGGATGAAGAGCCTAAAATATCAGATCTAAACAATATTGGTACATTAGGAAAGATCTTGAAAATTATAGAACTTCCCGAGGGTACTATTACTGCTATTATAAAAGGGACAGAGCGCTTTAAAATTAAAAAAATTGTGGCAGATACGCCGTATTATATTACGGAGATTACGCGACAAAAAGACGTTCAACCATCCGAGGAACTTAGCCATGAGTTTTCGGCACTTATCGATAATATTAAGGATGTTTCTCTTAAAATTATCGAGATAGATCCTAATATCCCAAATGCAGCAACTTTTGCAATTAAAAATATTTCTGGAGAGTTGGATTTGTTGCATTTTGTTTGCACCAATGCTAACTTCTCTAACCAGATGAAGCAATCTTTATTAGAGATAAAAGATGTTTTTAAAAGAGCGGAAGCTTGTTATGGTAAATTGATGGAAGATTTCCAAAAAGTGAAGTTGAAAAATCAAATTCATCAAAGAACCAGTCAGGATTTAGATAAACAACAAAGAGAGTATTTTTTAAATCAACAGATAAGAACCATTCAAGAGGAATTGGGAGGTGGCCCCGATGGGGATGCAGAGGAGTTGCGTAAAAAGGCAGAATCCATCCAGTGGAGTGAGGAAGTGGAACAACATTTCCAAAAAGAATTGGCAAGAATGCTTCGCCAAAACCCTAATTCTCCGGATTATAATGTTCAGAGAAATTATTTAGATTTCTTTACCGATCTTCCATGGGATCATTATTCTAAAGATATTTTTGATCTTCCAAAAGCTCAAAAAATATTGGATAAAGCTCATTTTGGCTTGGAAGATATTAAGAAGAGAGTGCTAGAGCATATGGCGGTTTTAAAGCTTAAGAACGACATGAAATCGCCTATTTTATGTTTAGCAGGCCCTCCGGGAGTAGGGAAAACATCGCTAGGAAAATCTATTGCGGATGCTCTGGGTAGGAAGTATGTAAGGATTTCCCTAGGTGGATTGCATGATGAAAGTGAAATCCGAGGTCATAGAAAAACCTATATTGGGGCAATGGCAGGTCGTATTTTACAAGCGATAAAGAAAGCGGGAACTTCCAACCCTGTAATCGTTTTAGATGAGATAGATAAATTAGGAACAGGTGTTCATGGCGACCCTTCTTCTGCGATGTTAGAAGTATTGGATCCAGAGCAAAATAATAGTTTTTACGATAACTTTTTAGAGTATGGTTACGACTTGTCTAAAGTAATGTTTATCGCTACGGCTAATAACTTGGGAAATATCCAAAGACCATTGTTAGATAGAATGGAGCTTATCGACATTTCTGGATACACTGTAGAGGAAAAAGTGGAAATTGCGAAAAGACATTTATTAGGCAAGCAATTGGCTGAAAATGGATTGGTAGCCAAAGATATTAAGTTAGGAGTAAAGGAAATTACTCATATTATAGATGCCCATACGTCCGAAAGTGGAGTGAGACAATTGGAAAAATGTATTGCTTCCGTAGTAAGATGGGTAGCTTTACAAAAAGCAATGGAGCTAGAGTATACCGCTAAAATTTCTATCGAAAAAGTAGATGAAATATTAGGCATTCCTAGACCTAAAAGTTTATCCGAACACTATAGTACTCCAGGAGTGGTTACAGGTTTGGCATGGACAAGCGTAGGAGGTGATATTTTATTTATCGAAAGTATCCTATCAAAATCTAAAGGAACTACCCTTACCATGACTGGAAACTTAGGGAATGTGATGAAAGAGTCTGCAACAATAGCTCTGGAATATATCAAGGCTAAATATCTAGATTTAGGTTTATCAGAAGAAGATATTACCGATAAAAATATACACATCCACGTACCTGAAGGGGCAACACCTAAAGATGGGCCTTCTGCAGGTATCGCTATGTTAACGTCCATGGTTTCTAGTTTTAGTAATAAAAAAGTAAAAGATAATTTGGCGATGACAGGCGAAATTACTCTTCGAGGAAAAGTACTTCCTGTTGGAGGAATTAAAGAAAAACTTTTAGCAGCTACCCGTGCGGGAATTAAAGAAGTTATTCTTTGTGAAGCCAATCGTAAAGATGTAGAAGAAATCAAGAAGGATTATCTTAAAAATCTAACCATCCATTATGTAAAAAGGATGAAAGAAGTAATTGAGATTGCTCTTTAA
- a CDS encoding bifunctional 5,10-methylenetetrahydrofolate dehydrogenase/5,10-methenyltetrahydrofolate cyclohydrolase translates to MAQILDGLKVSKEVKLEIKEEVQKILESKRRAPHLVAILVGNNGASKAYVNSKVKDCADVGFTSSLVKFPATVSEAELLEKIDELNKSKKVDGFIVQLPLPKQIDQEKIIMAIDPRKDVDGFHPENFGKMALEMDTFLPATPFGILTLLERYNIETKGKNCVIIGRSRIVGRPMSILMGRKDFPGNSTVTLTHSYTEHIEEYTKQADIVITALGDPHFLKGDMIKDGAVIVDVGITRVDDDSEKGYHLAGDVDFDSCAEKASWITPVPGGVGPMTRSMLMKNTLIAYKTSVYND, encoded by the coding sequence ATGGCTCAAATTTTAGATGGCTTAAAGGTTTCCAAGGAAGTGAAGTTGGAAATTAAGGAAGAAGTTCAGAAAATATTGGAAAGCAAGAGAAGAGCACCACACTTGGTAGCTATCTTGGTAGGAAATAACGGAGCGAGTAAAGCATACGTTAACTCAAAAGTAAAAGACTGTGCAGATGTAGGCTTTACCTCTTCGTTGGTGAAATTTCCAGCTACAGTTTCTGAAGCAGAACTTCTGGAGAAAATAGATGAACTTAACAAGTCTAAAAAAGTAGATGGTTTTATTGTTCAGCTTCCTCTACCAAAACAAATCGATCAGGAAAAAATCATCATGGCAATAGACCCTAGAAAAGATGTAGATGGTTTCCACCCTGAGAATTTTGGTAAAATGGCGTTAGAGATGGATACCTTCCTTCCTGCAACTCCGTTTGGGATTTTAACATTGTTGGAAAGATATAACATCGAGACCAAAGGTAAAAACTGTGTAATTATAGGAAGAAGCCGTATCGTTGGTCGCCCAATGAGCATCCTGATGGGTAGAAAAGACTTCCCAGGGAACTCAACCGTTACTTTAACCCACTCTTATACTGAGCATATTGAAGAATATACCAAACAGGCTGATATCGTAATTACCGCTCTTGGTGACCCTCATTTCCTAAAAGGAGATATGATTAAAGATGGAGCTGTAATTGTTGATGTAGGTATTACCCGTGTAGATGATGATTCTGAAAAAGGATACCATCTTGCAGGTGATGTGGATTTTGATAGCTGTGCCGAAAAAGCAAGCTGGATTACTCCAGTACCAGGTGGGGTAGGACCTATGACGAGATCAATGTTGATGAAAAATACATTGATAGCCTACAAAACCTCAGTCTATAACGACTAA
- a CDS encoding 4Fe-4S dicluster domain-containing protein: MQYISSFLFLALLIAGFGLFYKSLKELYRNIDLGKAINRSDRKDERWKLMARVALGQGKMTKKPIAGILHILVYLGFIIVNFELLEIFVDGLFGTHRFLSSLLSPSLYATFTATLEVMAILVAISVVIFFIRRNLTKVRRLSMKELFGWPKDDANWILVIEFVLMMLFFSMNAADHVLQQRGVLTEVGSFPVSTTLFGALFSNFGDATLEVIERVAWWLHIIGVFFFMNYLYYSKHLHILFAFPNTWFAKLDPKTQLNNLDSVTKEIKLMMDPNADPYAAPAEPDPNAVPEKFGAEDIFDLDKVQLLNAYTCTECGRCTEVCPANLTGKKLSPRKIMMATRDRLEEVGKNINKNGKFVDDGKKLLDNHISREELWACTTCNACTEACPVLIDPVSIIIEMRRFLVMEQSAAPQELNMMMANVENNAAPWQYNQADRLNWAHED, translated from the coding sequence ATGCAATATATCTCAAGTTTTTTATTCCTAGCCCTGCTTATTGCTGGTTTTGGACTTTTTTACAAAAGCTTAAAAGAACTTTACCGAAATATAGATTTAGGTAAAGCTATCAACCGTTCTGATCGTAAAGACGAACGCTGGAAGCTGATGGCCAGAGTAGCTTTAGGTCAAGGGAAAATGACCAAAAAACCAATCGCAGGTATTTTGCATATTCTAGTGTACTTGGGTTTTATCATTGTAAATTTCGAGCTTCTTGAGATTTTTGTAGATGGACTATTCGGCACCCACCGCTTTCTCTCGTCCCTACTAAGCCCTAGCTTATATGCTACTTTTACAGCTACGCTTGAAGTAATGGCTATTTTAGTCGCTATTTCTGTTGTTATCTTCTTCATACGAAGAAACCTTACAAAAGTAAGACGCTTAAGCATGAAGGAGCTTTTCGGATGGCCTAAAGATGATGCCAATTGGATTTTAGTTATCGAATTTGTCTTGATGATGCTATTCTTTAGCATGAATGCTGCCGACCATGTACTACAACAAAGAGGTGTCCTTACAGAAGTAGGGAGCTTCCCTGTGAGCACCACTTTATTTGGAGCTCTATTTAGCAATTTTGGAGATGCCACTCTGGAAGTTATAGAAAGAGTTGCTTGGTGGTTGCACATTATCGGAGTGTTCTTTTTCATGAACTATTTGTATTACTCCAAACATTTGCATATCCTATTTGCCTTTCCTAACACTTGGTTTGCAAAGTTGGATCCTAAGACGCAACTTAACAATCTGGATTCTGTTACCAAAGAAATCAAGTTGATGATGGATCCCAATGCCGATCCTTATGCAGCTCCTGCCGAACCAGACCCTAATGCGGTTCCTGAAAAATTTGGAGCTGAAGATATTTTTGATCTTGATAAAGTTCAACTTCTTAACGCCTACACATGTACAGAATGTGGTCGTTGTACTGAAGTTTGCCCGGCTAACCTTACTGGGAAAAAACTCTCTCCTAGGAAAATTATGATGGCAACCCGAGACAGATTAGAAGAAGTTGGTAAAAATATTAACAAAAACGGAAAATTTGTGGATGATGGCAAAAAGCTCCTAGACAACCATATCTCTAGAGAAGAGCTTTGGGCTTGTACCACTTGTAACGCTTGTACCGAAGCTTGCCCTGTACTGATTGATCCTGTTTCCATTATTATAGAAATGAGAAGATTCCTCGTTATGGAACAATCTGCAGCTCCACAAGAGTTGAATATGATGATGGCCAATGTAGAAAACAATGCTGCTCCTTGGCAGTATAACCAAGCCGATAGACTCAACTGGGCTCACGAAGACTAA
- a CDS encoding MlaD family protein, protein MKVSKEIKAGLIAVVSIIGFVVLFQFMKGKNLFTTDNIYYVKYDNVEGLNNSSPVSINGLKVGQVTGIIPQTSKDGRIYFVVKINVNNDFVFSKKSTAEIFEPGLMSGKEMRINIAYDKPIAKDGDTLQGSVKLSMMADLSTQVGPMKDQVSSVLAKLDSVATSTNKMLDDENRRQIKLLLSNLNNTVEAFRLTAEQTNSFIASNQGRLNDVLDNANKTMITANTAVGNYGKLAESIDAKQLNQTITKLSETSAELNKLISGIEAGKGSLGKLTKDEELYNNLNKSAASLNALMEDLKANPKRYINISVFGKSAK, encoded by the coding sequence GTGAAAGTTTCAAAAGAAATTAAAGCAGGGCTTATCGCCGTTGTATCAATAATTGGTTTTGTGGTATTGTTTCAGTTTATGAAAGGGAAAAACCTCTTCACTACAGACAATATTTATTATGTAAAATACGATAATGTAGAAGGACTTAACAACTCTAGTCCCGTTTCTATCAATGGGCTAAAAGTAGGGCAAGTTACAGGGATTATCCCTCAGACTTCTAAAGATGGACGTATTTATTTTGTAGTAAAAATTAATGTTAATAACGATTTCGTTTTTTCAAAAAAATCTACTGCAGAAATTTTTGAACCAGGCCTAATGTCTGGAAAAGAAATGAGAATCAATATCGCATATGATAAACCCATTGCTAAAGATGGAGACACACTGCAAGGTAGTGTAAAGCTATCGATGATGGCAGACCTCTCTACACAAGTAGGACCTATGAAAGACCAAGTAAGCTCCGTACTTGCAAAATTGGACAGCGTTGCTACTAGCACCAACAAAATGCTGGATGATGAAAATAGAAGACAAATTAAACTCCTATTGAGCAACCTGAATAATACTGTTGAGGCCTTTAGACTAACAGCAGAACAAACCAATAGCTTTATTGCTAGCAACCAAGGAAGATTGAATGATGTTTTGGACAATGCTAACAAAACCATGATTACCGCTAATACAGCTGTAGGAAATTATGGTAAATTAGCTGAAAGTATTGATGCTAAACAACTCAACCAAACCATAACAAAACTAAGTGAAACTTCTGCCGAGCTGAACAAACTAATTTCAGGAATTGAAGCCGGCAAAGGATCTCTAGGGAAGTTAACCAAAGACGAAGAATTGTATAACAATCTTAATAAATCTGCAGCTTCTCTTAATGCCTTAATGGAAGATTTAAAAGCGAATCCTAAACGCTACATCAACATTTCGGTATTTGGGAAATCTGCCAAATAA